One Rhizobiales bacterium GAS188 DNA window includes the following coding sequences:
- a CDS encoding Predicted oxidoreductase — translation MTDPIVPDRTLLAPGLEISRIVTGLWQVADMERDGQALDPQMASSAMLDYARSGFDSFDMADHYGSAELITGRFLARQAAGEAAGPGRPAVFTKWCPTPGEMTRDVVRAGVQRSLDRLGVATVDLMQFHWWTFEHPAYLDAMKGLAELRSEGRIRHIGVTNFDTAHLRVLVKHGIPIVSNQVCFSLLDRRAAHEMSAFCLENGIRLLAYGTLAGGLMSERFLGQPEPAAPDVSDWSKMKYKRFVDAVGGWAVLQEILGALNRIGRKHGVSIANVATRWVLEQEAVAAVIVGARLGEREHRADNLRLFSFRLDAQDKEMLAAALAKSTPLAGDCGDEYRRPPFLTASGDLSHHLDSLPKLYKAVPVDGRADRQRIDSGSVWEKICGYSRAVRIKDRVLVSGTTATNGAGEVVCPGDPAGQTVFILDKIAASLSALGASLEDVVRTRVYLKDAEQWEAVSRIHGRYFGAIRPANTLLEISRLVGDYEVEIEAEAIIG, via the coding sequence ATGACCGACCCCATCGTCCCCGACCGCACTCTGCTAGCCCCCGGCCTCGAGATCAGCCGCATCGTCACCGGTTTGTGGCAGGTCGCCGATATGGAGCGCGATGGCCAAGCGCTCGACCCGCAGATGGCCTCTTCGGCGATGCTCGACTATGCGCGCTCAGGCTTCGACAGCTTCGACATGGCCGATCATTATGGCAGTGCCGAGCTGATCACCGGCCGCTTCCTGGCGCGGCAGGCTGCCGGCGAGGCTGCCGGCCCCGGTCGCCCCGCGGTCTTCACCAAATGGTGCCCGACGCCAGGCGAGATGACGCGCGATGTGGTGCGTGCGGGCGTGCAGCGCAGCCTCGACCGGCTCGGTGTCGCGACCGTCGACCTGATGCAGTTCCATTGGTGGACCTTCGAGCATCCGGCCTATCTCGACGCCATGAAGGGGCTTGCCGAGCTGAGATCCGAAGGCAGGATCCGCCATATCGGGGTCACCAATTTCGACACCGCGCATCTGCGCGTCCTGGTGAAGCACGGCATTCCGATCGTCTCCAACCAGGTCTGCTTCTCGCTGCTCGACCGGCGCGCCGCGCACGAAATGAGCGCCTTCTGCCTCGAGAACGGTATCCGCCTTCTGGCCTATGGCACGCTCGCCGGCGGGCTGATGTCGGAGCGCTTTCTCGGTCAGCCCGAGCCTGCGGCGCCCGATGTCAGCGATTGGAGCAAGATGAAGTATAAGCGCTTCGTCGATGCCGTCGGCGGCTGGGCGGTGCTGCAGGAGATCCTGGGCGCGCTCAACCGGATCGGCCGCAAGCATGGCGTCTCGATCGCCAATGTCGCGACCCGCTGGGTGCTGGAGCAGGAAGCGGTCGCCGCCGTCATCGTCGGCGCGCGCCTCGGCGAGCGCGAGCACCGTGCCGATAATCTGCGGCTGTTCTCCTTCCGCCTCGATGCGCAGGACAAGGAGATGCTGGCGGCAGCGCTCGCGAAATCGACGCCCTTGGCCGGAGATTGCGGCGACGAATATCGGCGCCCGCCTTTCCTCACCGCCTCAGGCGATCTCAGCCATCATCTCGACAGCCTGCCGAAGCTCTACAAAGCCGTGCCGGTCGATGGCCGCGCCGACCGGCAGCGCATCGACTCAGGGAGCGTGTGGGAAAAAATCTGCGGCTACAGCCGGGCGGTGCGGATCAAGGACCGCGTCCTGGTCAGCGGCACCACTGCAACCAACGGCGCCGGCGAGGTGGTCTGCCCCGGCGATCCGGCGGGCCAGACCGTGTTCATCCTCGACAAGATCGCCGCAAGCCTGTCGGCTCTCGGCGCCAGCCTCGAGGATGTCGTGCGCACCCGCGTCTATCTCAAGGATGCCGAGCAATGGGAGGCGGTGTCGCGCATCCACGGACGCTATTTCGGCGCCATCCGCCCCGCCAATACGCTGCTCGAGATCTCGCGCCTCGTCGGCGATTACGAGGTCGAGATCGAGGCCGAAG